The sequence TCCACTTGAGAAACTGTTCCGCACAGATGGTTGGTCTCAACGAGCCCAGCGCTGGAGAGAATTGTATCCGCCGTTACGGTGCTGCCATCATCCAGCTCCAGAGCGGACACTTCGCTACCCTTGGTGTGAATTGTTCTCACACCACAACGCATCCGCCGCTCACCGCCGACTTCCTTCAGTTTCTTCAAGAGGGCACGGATGATGGTCCGCACTCCTTCGATCGGACGAGCGAATCCTTCCAGATACAATGACTGAAAAAGGATCACAAACTGATCGAGATCGAGGTCGTCTTCGGTCGCACTTCCGTAATACAGAATCGGGCACAGCAGCATCTCCCGTAGCAGCGGGTCGGTTATCTTCTCTTCCAGAAACGGTCCCGCCATCTGGCCTCTATCCGAAAGAGCGGTTGCGTCCCGCTCGCCGACGAAATTGACCAGCTCCCGATAGCCGTCGATGCAATCGGGGAAATGGGTCGCGATCTCTTCTTCGAGCAAAGATGGATCGTTGGTAAACCGCATACTCAACTCGGGAAAGTGAATCCGGGAGCCTACTTGAGGATTCAGGTCAAACGCTTCGCGCGGTATCCGCAGTTGACGAAAGATCTTGTTGAGCGGAGCCCCTTTCTGCCCTTTCTCTGCGTAATTGGTCAATGCATGGAGGCCGACATCAAAGACCCTGCCCTGCTGCCGGTAGTAACTGTTGAGCCCTCCCGGAGCCTCGTGCCGTTCCAGAACGAGAACGGACTTTCCCGCCAGAGCGACTCGGATCGCGGCAGCCAAGCCAGACATGCCGGCACCGATGACTACTACGTCATAGTCGCTCATGCTGGGAAGAGAGAGGTGCGAACGCTGAATGTTGAACGCTAAACGTCCAATTCTGAAAGAGCCATCGTTCGACGTTCAGGGTTGGATGGTGAACGTTCGATGTTTCTCGACCGTCAGCAGTGAATCGAGAAGGAACGGCGACTTCAGTCGCCGCAGAGCTCCGATCGGCAGCTAAACCGAATCCGCTGAAGCTTCGATGGTCAGGAGCAGCCGTTCCCCATGAAAACTGGCCGACGTAATCCGGAAACGCACCCCTCAGCGCAGTTTCGAGGCTACCTTGCCTCACGGGCCCTACGCTGCCTCGTTGAACTTCGGGGTCAGGTATTCGCCGCAACTCTCCAAGCTGGCGAGCTTGGGATAGTCTTCTTCGGGAACTTCGATGCCATGCTGTTTTCTCAGCTCCATCACGATATCAAGGAAATCCATGGAATCCAGGTCCAACTGATCCCTCAGCCGAACCTCCGGTTTGATGGACGATAGATCTTCGTCCGGTGCTATCTCCTCGATGATATCAAGGACGATTTTTTGAACTTCTACGTTAGTCATGCAGGGAACACTCAATCATCGAATCGGCGGACAATCAAAGAAGAATTGATCCCCAGCATCCCAAAAGAACTGTTGAGAATCGCCTGCACGTCTACGCCCTCAACCGGCTCATTGATCACGAGGTTTGGAAGTTCGCACTCCGGATCAAGGTTGTCGACGTTGATGGATGGATGGATGACTTTATCCTTAAATGCCGGCAGGTTCCCTGCCAGCTCGAGGGCACCCGCTGCGCCCATGCAGTGTCCGATGTAGCTTTTAGTGTTGTTTACGTGGGTCTTTTTCGACTCGCCAAAAACCGACCGGATTGCCGTGCACTCTTGGATGTCTCCTTGTTTGGTCGCTGTCGCGTGAGTGCTTAGAATATCGATATCGTCGGGGTTCATCTCCGCCATTTTGAGCGCCCTTTCCATACATTCCGCTTGGCGCTCCGAATTCGGTAGCACGTAGTCAGAGGCGTCCGAGTTGATGCACCAGCCTGCGATTTCTCCATGAATGTGAGCGCCCCGCTTCTTTGCATCACTCAAGCGTTCCAGCGTGTAGAGGGCTCCTCCTTCACTGACGACGATACCGTTGCGATCCATATCGAATGGTCGGCTCGCGCAATTCGGATTCTCATGGGTTGCCAGAGCGCCCTGACTACGAAATCCCGCAAAGATCCCAAAACTCCGAATGCTCTCACTGACCCCCCCTGCAATCGCGACATCAACTTCATCCAAAAGAAGCATCTGAGCACCCTGAATCATCCCAGCGTTGCCCGCTGCGCAGGCCGCTCCAATCGTGTAGTGCGGGCCGTGGATACCGAGGTTCAGGGTAATCTCACCCGCCGGATTGTTTGCGACGGTGCGCGGATTGTGGTGGTGGGACCAAAACCGGGTGTCATAGTCAAACTGAGAGATGTTATAGACCTCATTCTCGGTCTCAACATTCCCATGTTCGGTAGTGCCGACATAGACTCCGATGCGGTTGGAATCCATCGCCTCCCACTCCAAACCAGAATCGGCGAGAGACTCCCGAGCACAATAAATAGAAACACTCCCCGCCCGAGTCCCTACACGAAGCTCCCGTTTTTTCTGGTATCGAGTGGCCTCAAAGTCACAGATTCCGGCAGGTGTCACT comes from Verrucomicrobiota bacterium and encodes:
- a CDS encoding phosphopantetheine-binding protein; the encoded protein is MTNVEVQKIVLDIIEEIAPDEDLSSIKPEVRLRDQLDLDSMDFLDIVMELRKQHGIEVPEEDYPKLASLESCGEYLTPKFNEAA
- a CDS encoding beta-ketoacyl-[acyl-carrier-protein] synthase family protein yields the protein MSQDDTRRIVITGVGLTAPNGNSLEEYRTNLVEKRPRIGTIDLRYMGVTPAGICDFEATRYQKKRELRVGTRAGSVSIYCARESLADSGLEWEAMDSNRIGVYVGTTEHGNVETENEVYNISQFDYDTRFWSHHHNPRTVANNPAGEITLNLGIHGPHYTIGAACAAGNAGMIQGAQMLLLDEVDVAIAGGVSESIRSFGIFAGFRSQGALATHENPNCASRPFDMDRNGIVVSEGGALYTLERLSDAKKRGAHIHGEIAGWCINSDASDYVLPNSERQAECMERALKMAEMNPDDIDILSTHATATKQGDIQECTAIRSVFGESKKTHVNNTKSYIGHCMGAAGALELAGNLPAFKDKVIHPSINVDNLDPECELPNLVINEPVEGVDVQAILNSSFGMLGINSSLIVRRFDD
- a CDS encoding NAD(P)/FAD-dependent oxidoreductase, with product MSDYDVVVIGAGMSGLAAAIRVALAGKSVLVLERHEAPGGLNSYYRQQGRVFDVGLHALTNYAEKGQKGAPLNKIFRQLRIPREAFDLNPQVGSRIHFPELSMRFTNDPSLLEEEIATHFPDCIDGYRELVNFVGERDATALSDRGQMAGPFLEEKITDPLLREMLLCPILYYGSATEDDLDLDQFVILFQSLYLEGFARPIEGVRTIIRALLKKLKEVGGERRMRCGVRTIHTKGSEVSALELDDGSTVTADTILSSAGLVETNHLCGTVSQVEPVGRLSFVETISLYRENPAVFGWDDTITFFSTERPFRYRRPENDLVDPRSGVICIPNHYQYPEDQNLKEGVVRLTALANYDRWNELNEEEYLEAKSLWYEKLQDIARAVLPEPTTGSNPSPVATDMFTPLTVEKFTGHLGGAVYGASVKSKDGTTPYNNLYLCGTDQGFLGIVGAMLSGISIANRYVVSG